A stretch of the Channa argus isolate prfri chromosome 9, Channa argus male v1.0, whole genome shotgun sequence genome encodes the following:
- the LOC137133264 gene encoding uncharacterized protein: MGVEELKERWPALFGVDEINAEFLRITTVPLQARFLASLDKHHNKLIEIIRKRGGTVREKTRDILKVLDQSLDVNLRRECLLKCLIVYLGENVDQLIKEYLVVQKDEAESELERCTMAVFVLREKDDLLQPPQEIGIVIEGVEVINELPSVLHACAILFGLIYALNLSYPTELKYTFESLQKVIMEVEPKKMSRRVCSLSVKL; encoded by the exons ATGGGAGTAGAGGAGTTAAAGGAGAGATGGCCGGCATTGTTTGGTGTGGATGAG atcaATGCTGAATTTCTGAGAATTACAACAGTACCACTTCAAGCAAGATTCCTGGCTTCACTGGACAAGCACCACAACAAGCTCATAGAGATAatcagaaagagaggagggacTGTCAGAGAGAAGACCAGGGACATCCTTAAAGTTCTTGATCAG AGTCTGGATGTGAATCTAAGAAGAGAGTGTCTACTGAAGTGCCTCATTGTATACTTGGGAGAAAATGTGGATCAACTCATTAAGGAATATCTG gttgttCAAAAGGATGAAGCTGAATCAGAACTTGAGAGGTGCACCATGGCAGTGTTTGTTCTCAGGGAGAAAGATGATCTTCTCCAGCCACCGCAGGAAATCGGGATTGTGATTGAAGGTGTGGAAGTCATTAATGAGTTGCCGTCAGTGTTACATGCATGCGCTATATTATTTGGCCTCATCTATGCACTAAACTTGAGTTATCCAACTGAGCTTAAATACACCTTTGAATCACTGCAGAAAGTTATCATGGAGGTTGAGCCAAAGAAAATGTCACGCAGAGTGTGCAGTTTGAGTGTCAAGCTCTAA